A region from the Acyrthosiphon pisum isolate AL4f chromosome A1, pea_aphid_22Mar2018_4r6ur, whole genome shotgun sequence genome encodes:
- the LOC100162521 gene encoding type I inositol 3,4-bisphosphate 4-phosphatase isoform X1 → MRFNKQEMITLAQQPSNKFDKEGLLFVRERQEGFFRRTEKRDSKRSKKRERLSDLNCYGGSHKANFERWCRLRGNLLFYLKSHDQLSDLLGVIVLQNYSVQLDESPPEGPFSFQIVFENGICQQIAAHTEPERDSWLEAIKQASYEIMRARLLDLRRQLEVKRKPDLDINMWRLRKNQPKLDLTKVPLCEICFSCDNLMCDGHGRSPNPAIVVSICIPSENVWINYANTEVIIDNSNPTFLRTIWLQCSDGLTEDCILRVSVYDVRECISGTAVKMGHCETTLCSLLETTHSGNNGQRVRLPLSSPSIRSDLDKIIGFVSMTICRPDKQIGHNMSTESTPCKSLMYNNHNFPMVNHRRTQSLPPRLGSRLRVPLQNYLYLLFDNVSFVTYRFHSGLRGDISVYEIMAESKLCFYLPQQLLNIWILEEKELLQEVSGMGELSEPWHSKQVELLDRHLQLLHLYSQAKQNLENQKGVHFKPSSRKNDRSLEFAPTNLHLQRIWVQNDTLKKSGFYDTITVGAFTAHSHKSKTGGLIKLLQQLKEAPLKTNGHAMASSKITMAFDAIQAIKLLRREVVDAMKILLNLAKDKQTAGMMPICNDMISKTRILLSLWDPKLVEEALNFIEEHKVTPVLCDDNESIKHTSNYHVSPFKRIASQINFDLQSPDTEDLYTPESPKCLRNFMKFDSKEIQEERDLSGNEDQQQFIVFPESKGEMDNNQEDANHISGSKENSLPNENSNGMKTGQFLDTYSMCNSPSANYYKPTEEPEPWELTQLNIEASIMCLVSKVKFLCGRCNSPAVRLRSQRSHSFRSNSSTNQATNCHQPVSLDSRITQISNKEAQTTTNNNAPSRNKFTEGLDFSLMTDWGSELKPSMRKLRQAMDGLLKTARLTHSVFRVQEDKRSAERSCNVRYRRHVCFSQALTALVSGLMARLWCQKPEPEFLYVLSSIGCLASFECLLSYYGNEIDMWGDMAIAIEDLATVNFTLLPLSQAVRENPKDEIMPRIIGSKNSLCVLLPVPDLIQSLLPSKNIAPFRVTPVFFNMGINEMATIAENLGNTKPQDSSNIDNFERLNEFCSRYRKLNLSNNGDCERQGTSVSELMSNLKDSLQSSKSKNVEILQIAAIVCRRLKGLRFTSCKSAKDRTGMSVTLEQCSILNLEYGLAESEIQRALDCMRSEGCRRENAYKNTGVRKYAFNRLQHFTLPQMYRPPAGTYGSSQT, encoded by the exons ATGCGTTTCAACAAACAGGAGATGATCACATTGGCACAACAACCAtctaataaatttgataaagaAGGGCTGTTATTTGTACGCGAACGCCAAGAAGGGTTTTTCAGAAGAACTGAAA AGAGAGATTCAAAGCGAAGCAAAAAACGGGAACGTCTAAGCGATTTGAACTGTTATGGCGGATCACATAAAG ctaaTTTTGAGCGTTGGTGTCGTTTAAGAGGAAATCTGCTATTTTATCTTAAGTCTCATGATCAGCTATCAGATTTACTAGGTGTTATTGTTCTACAAAATTATTCTGTACAATTAGACGAGTCTCCACCAGAAGGACCATTTAGTTTCCAAATAG tatttgaaaATGGTATCTGTCAACAAATTGCCGCACATACAGAGCCAGAAAGAGATTCTTGGTTAGAAGCTATAAAGCAAGCAAGCTACGAAATCATGCGGGCTAGACTGTTGGATTTAAGAAGGCAATTAGAAGTAAAACGAAAACCagatttagatattaatatgtgGAGATTACGTAAAAATCAACCTAaactag ATCTAACAAAGGTACCATTGTGCGAAATATGTTTTTCTTGTGATAACCTGATGTGTGATGGGCATGGGCGTTCTCCAAATCCAGCAATTGTTGTATCGATTTGTATACCAAGTGAAAATGTTTGGATAAACTATGCTAACACAgaagttattattgataatagtaATCCAACATTTTTGAGAACTATATGGTTACAATGCAGTGATGGATTAACTGAGGATTGTATCCTTCGAGTATCAGTCTATGATGTCCGAGAATGTATTTCTGGAACCGCTGTAAAAATGGGACATTGCGAAACAACACTTTGTTCGTTGTTAGAAACTACTCATTCGGGAAACAATGGGCAACGTGTTCGTTTGCCCCTGTCATCACCAAGTATTAGATCcgatttagataaaattattggtTTTGTGTCAATGACAATTTGTCGACCAGACAAACAGATTGGACATAACATGAGTACAGAGTCCACACCATGCAAATCATTAATGTATAACAATCATAACTTTCCt atggtAAATCACCGAAGGACACAGTCATTGCCTCCAAGACTTGGATCTAGATTACGTGTTCCCTTACAGAACtatctgtatttattatttgataatgtaTCGTTTGTTACTTATCGTTTTCATTCTGGTCTAAGGGGTGATATATCTGTTTATGAAATAATGGCTGAAAGCAAGTTATGCTTTTATTTACCAcaacaattatt AAACATATGGATACTTGAAGAAAAAGAACTTTTGCAAGAAGTGTCAGGAATGGGTGAATTGTCTGAGCCATGGCACTCAAAACAAGTAGAACTACTTGACCGACATTTGCAACTATTACATTTGTATTCTCAAGCCAAACAAAATCTCGAAAATCAGAAGG gggttCATTTTAAACCAAGTTCGCGTAAAAACGATCGTTCTTTAGAGTTTGCGCCAACAAACTTACACTTACAACGAATTTGGGTTCAAAATGACACACTAAAAAAGAGTGGATTTTATGATACAATTACAGTTGGCGCATTTACTGCACATTCACATAAATCTAAAACTGGAGGATTGATAAA actaTTACAACAACTCAAAGAAGCACCACTTAAGACAAACGGCCATGCCATGGCCAGTAGTAAAATTACTATGGCGTTTGATGCCATTCAAGCAATTAAACTTCTAAGACGAGAGGTAGTAGATGCAatgaaaattttgttaaatttagcTAAAGACAAACAAACTGCAGGAATGATGCCAATTTGTAATGATATGATATccaaa actCGTATTTTGCTAAGCCTCTGGGATCCAAAACTTGTTGAAGAagctttaaattttattgaagaGCATAAAGTGACACCTGTCTTGTGTGATGACAATGAATCCATTAAACATACTTCAAATTATCATGTATCGCCATTTAAACGCATAGCAAGCCAGATAAATTTTGATCTACAATCACCAGATACTGAAGATTTGTATACTCCGGAAAGCCCAAAATGTTTGAGGAATTTTATGAAGTTTGATTCAAAAGAAATCCAAGAGGAACGTGACTTGAGCGGTAATGAAGACCAACAACAGTTTATTGTGTTTCCTGAATCTAAGGGTGAAATGGACAATAATCAAGAAGATGCAAACCATATTTCTG gTTCAAAAGAAAATTCACTACCTAATGAAAACAGCAATGGTATGAAAACAGGTCAATTTTTGGACACTTACTCAATGTGTAATTCACCGTCAGCCAACTATTATAAGCCAACTGAAGAACCAGAACCTTGGGAACTTACTCAATTGAATATTGAAGCTAGTATTATGTGTCTTGTGAGCAAAGTTAAATTTTTGTGTGGCCGTTGCAATAGTCCAGCAGTAAGGTTGAGATCTCAAAGAAGTCATAGCTTTCGTTCAAATTCATCAACAAatcaa gcaACAAATTGTCATCAGCCTGTGAGCTTAGATTCTAGAATCACTCAAATTTCCAATAAAGAAGCACAAACAACAACTAATAACaa TGCACCTTCTAGAAACAAGTTTACAGAAGGACTTGATTTTAGTCTAATGACTGATTGGGGTTCTGAATTAAAGCCAAGCATGCGTAAACTTCGTCAAGCTATGGATGGACTTTTAAAAACTGCTAGACTTACACATAGTGTTTTTAGAGTACAAGAGGATAAACGATCAGCTGAAAGGTCATGCAATGTTCGTTACCGTAGACATGTTTGTTTTTCACAAgcg TTGACTGCTCTGGTTAGTGGTTTAATGGCGAGATTGTGGTGTCAAAAACCTGAACCTGAATTCCTGTATGTATTGTCTTCAATTGGTTGTTTAGCCTCTTTTGAATGTCTATTGAGTTACTATGGTAATGAAATTGACATGTGGGGCGACATGGCTATTGCCATTGAAGATCTTGCCACTGTGAACTTCACCTTATTACCATTATCGCAAGctgttag agaAAATCCAAAAGATGAAATCATGCCACGGATTATTGGTTCTAAGAACTCTTTATGTGTTTTATTACCAGTTCCTGATTTAATTCAATCTTTACTGCCTTCTAAAAACATTGCTCCATTTCGGGTTACacctgttttttttaatatgggtATTAATGAAATGGCAACTATCGCGGAAAATCTTGGAAATACAAAACCACAGGATAGTagcaatattgataattttgaaaGATTAAATGAATTCTGTTCGAGATAccgaaaacttaatttatcgAATAATGGTGATTGTGAGCGACAAGGCACTTCTGTTTCAGAACTA
- the LOC100162521 gene encoding type I inositol 3,4-bisphosphate 4-phosphatase isoform X2: MRFNKQEMITLAQQPSNKFDKEGLLFVRERQEGFFRRTETNFERWCRLRGNLLFYLKSHDQLSDLLGVIVLQNYSVQLDESPPEGPFSFQIVFENGICQQIAAHTEPERDSWLEAIKQASYEIMRARLLDLRRQLEVKRKPDLDINMWRLRKNQPKLDLTKVPLCEICFSCDNLMCDGHGRSPNPAIVVSICIPSENVWINYANTEVIIDNSNPTFLRTIWLQCSDGLTEDCILRVSVYDVRECISGTAVKMGHCETTLCSLLETTHSGNNGQRVRLPLSSPSIRSDLDKIIGFVSMTICRPDKQIGHNMSTESTPCKSLMYNNHNFPMVNHRRTQSLPPRLGSRLRVPLQNYLYLLFDNVSFVTYRFHSGLRGDISVYEIMAESKLCFYLPQQLLNIWILEEKELLQEVSGMGELSEPWHSKQVELLDRHLQLLHLYSQAKQNLENQKGVHFKPSSRKNDRSLEFAPTNLHLQRIWVQNDTLKKSGFYDTITVGAFTAHSHKSKTGGLIKLLQQLKEAPLKTNGHAMASSKITMAFDAIQAIKLLRREVVDAMKILLNLAKDKQTAGMMPICNDMISKTRILLSLWDPKLVEEALNFIEEHKVTPVLCDDNESIKHTSNYHVSPFKRIASQINFDLQSPDTEDLYTPESPKCLRNFMKFDSKEIQEERDLSGNEDQQQFIVFPESKGEMDNNQEDANHISGSKENSLPNENSNGMKTGQFLDTYSMCNSPSANYYKPTEEPEPWELTQLNIEASIMCLVSKVKFLCGRCNSPAVRLRSQRSHSFRSNSSTNQATNCHQPVSLDSRITQISNKEAQTTTNNNAPSRNKFTEGLDFSLMTDWGSELKPSMRKLRQAMDGLLKTARLTHSVFRVQEDKRSAERSCNVRYRRHVCFSQALTALVSGLMARLWCQKPEPEFLYVLSSIGCLASFECLLSYYGNEIDMWGDMAIAIEDLATVNFTLLPLSQAVRENPKDEIMPRIIGSKNSLCVLLPVPDLIQSLLPSKNIAPFRVTPVFFNMGINEMATIAENLGNTKPQDSSNIDNFERLNEFCSRYRKLNLSNNGDCERQGTSVSELMSNLKDSLQSSKSKNVEILQIAAIVCRRLKGLRFTSCKSAKDRTGMSVTLEQCSILNLEYGLAESEIQRALDCMRSEGCRRENAYKNTGVRKYAFNRLQHFTLPQMYRPPAGTYGSSQT; this comes from the exons ATGCGTTTCAACAAACAGGAGATGATCACATTGGCACAACAACCAtctaataaatttgataaagaAGGGCTGTTATTTGTACGCGAACGCCAAGAAGGGTTTTTCAGAAGAACTGAAA ctaaTTTTGAGCGTTGGTGTCGTTTAAGAGGAAATCTGCTATTTTATCTTAAGTCTCATGATCAGCTATCAGATTTACTAGGTGTTATTGTTCTACAAAATTATTCTGTACAATTAGACGAGTCTCCACCAGAAGGACCATTTAGTTTCCAAATAG tatttgaaaATGGTATCTGTCAACAAATTGCCGCACATACAGAGCCAGAAAGAGATTCTTGGTTAGAAGCTATAAAGCAAGCAAGCTACGAAATCATGCGGGCTAGACTGTTGGATTTAAGAAGGCAATTAGAAGTAAAACGAAAACCagatttagatattaatatgtgGAGATTACGTAAAAATCAACCTAaactag ATCTAACAAAGGTACCATTGTGCGAAATATGTTTTTCTTGTGATAACCTGATGTGTGATGGGCATGGGCGTTCTCCAAATCCAGCAATTGTTGTATCGATTTGTATACCAAGTGAAAATGTTTGGATAAACTATGCTAACACAgaagttattattgataatagtaATCCAACATTTTTGAGAACTATATGGTTACAATGCAGTGATGGATTAACTGAGGATTGTATCCTTCGAGTATCAGTCTATGATGTCCGAGAATGTATTTCTGGAACCGCTGTAAAAATGGGACATTGCGAAACAACACTTTGTTCGTTGTTAGAAACTACTCATTCGGGAAACAATGGGCAACGTGTTCGTTTGCCCCTGTCATCACCAAGTATTAGATCcgatttagataaaattattggtTTTGTGTCAATGACAATTTGTCGACCAGACAAACAGATTGGACATAACATGAGTACAGAGTCCACACCATGCAAATCATTAATGTATAACAATCATAACTTTCCt atggtAAATCACCGAAGGACACAGTCATTGCCTCCAAGACTTGGATCTAGATTACGTGTTCCCTTACAGAACtatctgtatttattatttgataatgtaTCGTTTGTTACTTATCGTTTTCATTCTGGTCTAAGGGGTGATATATCTGTTTATGAAATAATGGCTGAAAGCAAGTTATGCTTTTATTTACCAcaacaattatt AAACATATGGATACTTGAAGAAAAAGAACTTTTGCAAGAAGTGTCAGGAATGGGTGAATTGTCTGAGCCATGGCACTCAAAACAAGTAGAACTACTTGACCGACATTTGCAACTATTACATTTGTATTCTCAAGCCAAACAAAATCTCGAAAATCAGAAGG gggttCATTTTAAACCAAGTTCGCGTAAAAACGATCGTTCTTTAGAGTTTGCGCCAACAAACTTACACTTACAACGAATTTGGGTTCAAAATGACACACTAAAAAAGAGTGGATTTTATGATACAATTACAGTTGGCGCATTTACTGCACATTCACATAAATCTAAAACTGGAGGATTGATAAA actaTTACAACAACTCAAAGAAGCACCACTTAAGACAAACGGCCATGCCATGGCCAGTAGTAAAATTACTATGGCGTTTGATGCCATTCAAGCAATTAAACTTCTAAGACGAGAGGTAGTAGATGCAatgaaaattttgttaaatttagcTAAAGACAAACAAACTGCAGGAATGATGCCAATTTGTAATGATATGATATccaaa actCGTATTTTGCTAAGCCTCTGGGATCCAAAACTTGTTGAAGAagctttaaattttattgaagaGCATAAAGTGACACCTGTCTTGTGTGATGACAATGAATCCATTAAACATACTTCAAATTATCATGTATCGCCATTTAAACGCATAGCAAGCCAGATAAATTTTGATCTACAATCACCAGATACTGAAGATTTGTATACTCCGGAAAGCCCAAAATGTTTGAGGAATTTTATGAAGTTTGATTCAAAAGAAATCCAAGAGGAACGTGACTTGAGCGGTAATGAAGACCAACAACAGTTTATTGTGTTTCCTGAATCTAAGGGTGAAATGGACAATAATCAAGAAGATGCAAACCATATTTCTG gTTCAAAAGAAAATTCACTACCTAATGAAAACAGCAATGGTATGAAAACAGGTCAATTTTTGGACACTTACTCAATGTGTAATTCACCGTCAGCCAACTATTATAAGCCAACTGAAGAACCAGAACCTTGGGAACTTACTCAATTGAATATTGAAGCTAGTATTATGTGTCTTGTGAGCAAAGTTAAATTTTTGTGTGGCCGTTGCAATAGTCCAGCAGTAAGGTTGAGATCTCAAAGAAGTCATAGCTTTCGTTCAAATTCATCAACAAatcaa gcaACAAATTGTCATCAGCCTGTGAGCTTAGATTCTAGAATCACTCAAATTTCCAATAAAGAAGCACAAACAACAACTAATAACaa TGCACCTTCTAGAAACAAGTTTACAGAAGGACTTGATTTTAGTCTAATGACTGATTGGGGTTCTGAATTAAAGCCAAGCATGCGTAAACTTCGTCAAGCTATGGATGGACTTTTAAAAACTGCTAGACTTACACATAGTGTTTTTAGAGTACAAGAGGATAAACGATCAGCTGAAAGGTCATGCAATGTTCGTTACCGTAGACATGTTTGTTTTTCACAAgcg TTGACTGCTCTGGTTAGTGGTTTAATGGCGAGATTGTGGTGTCAAAAACCTGAACCTGAATTCCTGTATGTATTGTCTTCAATTGGTTGTTTAGCCTCTTTTGAATGTCTATTGAGTTACTATGGTAATGAAATTGACATGTGGGGCGACATGGCTATTGCCATTGAAGATCTTGCCACTGTGAACTTCACCTTATTACCATTATCGCAAGctgttag agaAAATCCAAAAGATGAAATCATGCCACGGATTATTGGTTCTAAGAACTCTTTATGTGTTTTATTACCAGTTCCTGATTTAATTCAATCTTTACTGCCTTCTAAAAACATTGCTCCATTTCGGGTTACacctgttttttttaatatgggtATTAATGAAATGGCAACTATCGCGGAAAATCTTGGAAATACAAAACCACAGGATAGTagcaatattgataattttgaaaGATTAAATGAATTCTGTTCGAGATAccgaaaacttaatttatcgAATAATGGTGATTGTGAGCGACAAGGCACTTCTGTTTCAGAACTA